GTGGACCCTAAGGACtgatacgtgcttttatttacgCTTGTATGCTATGTTGTTTGTCTCATGGCTTgcgtgtgcttgggggttggtgttattgggagagtttattggatatgttTAGCCTTCggcctttctttttttatgtttgctgagtctctcaactcattttgctttccatcattccaggtagtggcagcgtgggtcaTGGGTTAGGGAGATATCATCTAGcgacagagtcggtatggtgtacaggcagttccGTCAGTTATCGTAAACTTTGAtgtttgagtaggatttactctattaattTTGACCGTGCCAGGTTATTCCTAGTGTCTCATGTATGTTGGCACAAGAGTTTGTATGCATTTATtcatcttgtgaccgctgtgctagcagAGTTCCCgtaatgcatgcatgtgtttagctttgtttccgctgtttttatttttgtgtatgcataacagggtagtttttgtcttgtatttcattctttctccttccgtaggcactcccgttcgggtagtccgggtggttgggatatccaggcGGCGGTGCTTACAATCTGGTTGTTGGGCACGCTAATGACGACTCGCCGTTGACATCATAGAGCCGGACATGGCCGATCTTCTACACCTTCAAAAATGCCAAGCAACGGCAGTGGCAGGAGGGAGACGTGGGAGGGAGACAGAGAGGGTGAGATAGTgggtttgggtttatttttattttacttgctatttttcatcacaaattaataaatagagaattttattgttatttttaattttttgtgataaatacaaatgtatagaaataaaaaataaaaaataaaaacaatcatAAATCATGTATAAAGtaacaaatttggaaaatgaaaaaaatttaattttatggcttcatttttttgagaaaatgatttAGTTAACttaaaatagattattattttgatttttctatatAGGATTCAatgtttttcaatatatttttaccattgaatttcatggaaaatgatacatttttataaaaaataatgcatatcaaacacgaaataccatgaaaatgaccaaattatatagaaaatattaccaatTAAACACCTAAAGATGGAAAATAAGAGTGCGTTTGATTACAAGGgtggaatttgagtggaaagaaaatgaattctaaggaattaaattacctaaaattaaatttcagggaaaatatcaatttataaCGTTTGATTTGCttaattttctacctagaaattattttatttttccaacttttgatgtttgattgctattattttccataaaaagttatttttctaacttttggtgtttgattgccattatttttcctagaaaatgaacattttctgtaagcacccccgcccggatatccccgaCCACCTggactatccgaacgggagcgcctacggaagggaaaaagaatgaacacaaGTCAAagccaccctggcatgcatactcaaaaatgagagcaacggaagcatagctaaacacatgcatgcactatgggaaCACCGCTAGCACAACgattataagataaataaataaacacagactcctaTGCCAACATACACGAAACTCGAGGGACAACCTGGcgcagtacaaaataatagagtaaatcctacttagACACCAGAGTTGAAAgagattgacgggactgcctgtacaccataccgactttgCAGCTAAAAACTGACTCCcctgccatggcccacgctgccactacctggaatgatggaaagcaagatgagtcgagagactcaacaagcataaggaagaaaggctgaaggctgaacatatccagaaaactctccccagaataaacccccaagtacacacaaaccatgagacgctacaacacaataacataacataataaaagcacataccggtccttggggcccacacaagacacacggcacccaagtcccataccaacctgccgctgccctaaaAGGAAACATGTGTCTcaaacaaacctgcgcgcgctgtctcgggtcggtactcccgtcactcgtccatgtcggtactcccgacacccgagccataggctccatcggaacggtactcccgtccgagaactatatactaccagtagccatgcaatgcacataaaaatgaaatggcgtagtgagcatcaacgtgatacactggtgcccatacatccagacatcaggccatgctccgcccacatagtaaaccaaacgcgatgcatatgcccgtgctagatgcaacctaaccaaactagaatgtctgtgtccaagcatactcaataaatgaatatcccaacatgcaacccgtacccatgtgcatatcaaatcatgaacggtaatacaatgtatctaatcatgcaatacatcacataccggcagagctagtcagtagtgcccggcaccggtcaacggccagtgactaggagtgtccacccgacagTCCACAttagggccgtacaatagtctactccaacatcaccaacaaccgacccctgccccagtgcttgatagctctaaccgaaccataaataaatttgagaaaaactgtaaataaacccgaaaaaatcataaataaacccgcacgtctaggaacctagttcccaggctggttcagcatcattcccaaaaggagtgggggtggtacaaacccccataggctcccaatgaataaaattctagaagcctcagatttaatttaaattagaacagatgaataataattcaacaaataaggctaggtgccgaattaaagtaagagaGATGATAAAATACTAGAAATCACGAGGTCTtttacgggaattaaagaacacgaggggAGGGTTAAGAggttgcctttacacggccgttccttgcctttcttgcattcccgttgcgaagtaaaacgtttaatagtgATTAATAAAACCAcggctcatattaattaaatttaaccgtgtaatataaataatttaaccgtctaaaatcccacgtaggcacaccgtaaataaaatcccaataaatctcatatttattttaaattaaatcacgctaataacattctcaatttatataattaatacgcgacatcgaaacgaattaagggaaggcgtAGAAttcacaaaatgaaaagagatcgcaagggtagaggagaGCTTGCCTGAATTTAGCTATTTACAACGTTTTTATGCTTAaatgccaccaaaataatacacgctgtaaaatagaataactcttaaaattaataaaattggactcaaaatgaaattccaactgtacagaatgtttaatatCTAATTCTCTACTTATCTGGATAATTAAACTGCGATTAAAACTCAtttaatcttgaaatttttcccaaaaatagCTTTGCGCACTGCTCaccttcttctattttttttttcctctgtTCGCTGGTTCAAAATTGGCCTTTAAATTGAAGCAAAACAAAGGCTTCAACTGGGCGGCCCACCACGTGGCGCGCCCAACAGCCgcgcatggctgccaccgccttgcccaaaacgacgccgttttgggcaagggttttggctgaaaaatcagccaaaatacTCCAGTGCGCGCGCACACCGGCggggctcgaacccgcgacctcaccCAACACATGCGCACTCGCAACCGCCCGCGCTAGCCAACTCCTTTAACCATATAGTgccttcaattaaatttaaagtgactttcAATTACTTTCCAATTTTTGCACCAGCACCcctaaacttccaaaaattctcACATGCACCCCCAAACTCTAATTTCTCTTATTACAGTTATACCCCGAATTTCTAAAAAATCccctaattcaatttattttcctatttcgTAAATaccctaattaaattaattaaacctaaattttctatttcctcaaaattacataaatacacattttttttccttaactctccaaataatttaatatttcatttaaatttcaaaacaaataattatttccttgaAATAATAACTACTCAATAATCAccgaataaaaattaaatcaatatttcatttaatcccacaaatatttgttaatctccacaaacacaataattaataattattaatcattttcaaatttcaggatattacattttccatgaaaaaaataCCTTTTTTACCTTGAAATTCAAAgcaaattcaaaatcatcattatgaatatgaaagtaaattcaaagtcaaaattcaattttacagTTCTTATTGGAATGAACCAACCAATTttacaaatttctttttctgAAAAGAAGGCAACTAATGTGAAAGCTACTCAATCAAACAACATGGATAGAAGACCATCATTGCTGTAATTCTCgacatttaacaaaaaattaataaaaatcaacatAATACACTTATAACGCAAACAACAATAATACACCTGTAAcgcaaacaacaacaaaaaatatgcCCCCACAATTGTAACTCAAACAGCAACATTGCCAACAACATAAAACCGTAAACACAATACACCTGTAAtgcaaacaacaacaataatacatCTATAAcgcaaacaacaacaaaaaatatgtcCTTCACAATTGTAACTCAAACAGCAACATTGCCAACAACATAAAGCCATAAACATAATACACTTGTCAAGTAGACACCTGTAAAGCCATAAACATAATACACCTGTAAAGCCATAAATTACAAAGCCTAATATTTGTATAATAATGCACACTATCTTCTAATTTGACTTGATCCATCCATGAAGAATACATGCATGAAGATCAGAATTTCAGCACTCCTTCATCATGACCAAGAAAAGACTTATAAACCCATAATTCAATATACTTTGTCAAAGAAAATTCATGCCACAAAAACCTGTAAACTAGTTGATATCACATCATGGAAGTAAACTTATCACATCATGGAAGTAAATTATGTGtcaaactcaaaacaaaaagcCAAAAATAAAGCACTCTCTGAGGAGTTGGGAAAATGGATCTTACCAGTTCATTGGACGTAAACCAAATTCCAGCAtagcaagaaaatattttctgtcAACACATATATCAAAACAAGTGTCCTAAAAAAGAACCTGGCCTAAATGATCATTGAGGATGTGGAAGTATTCATGCCACGATGAAAATAAACACATTATAAGTGCCATAACGGGGTAGAAACCTCTTATTATGGAGTGAtaagttacacacacacacaaaaaaaaaaaaactaatactTCTGGTCCACTGGAGACAACAAAAGCAAACTACTTGTATCATTTTCATCCCCTATACACATCAAGACTAGTATAAATTTATCAATGCTGATCCATTGCAATAAAAGTATTAAAGAGTTTTAAACTACTCACCAATAAGATAATCTAACAAAaccatacataataaaattagatgACCAtacatcaattaaaaatatgcaCAAAACCACAATAAGACCATACATAGAGCAATACAAACACAACATACCCATTGGTCTCATTCAAACAAACTATGCAAACAATGTAcctattacaaaatatataaaaatatgcaGTTTCATTCTGCCTTACAAATTAAACAGTGTTTGTCACAAACATACTAAACATCATCTACTAATTAAGCAGAGGTGGATCACGACCAAGTTTTTCAAAAACCCAATCCCGCATAAATGCTTCATCAGTCAAACTCATAAAGATTCTCACAAAACTTTCATCCGCTTGAAATATCTTCATGATTTGCATCATATCATACCTATCTATCTTCATGCcttgtaatttttctaaaacCAATTGCCaatttatatgtttttgtgTATCTAATGTCGCTTGAATCTCCATAGCATTGGCAATTCTTTTCGATGATTCGGCAATACTCGATAGGGCAATAATACTCTCATCGGGTTGGGTACGTCTACACTGACTTTTGTTAGTTCCACCTTCGGCGCTATGCTTGGAATCACTTtttttgcttgaatttgtagCTTTACTTTAACTATCAATCTCATTTACACTTTCATCCagtactaaaaaaaaaaaaaaaacttattaaaatctattatataaggcatattataaataatatatattcattatttaCTTGTATAAATACCATGGATGGGTGAGATGTCGTCATTGCCGGCTGTTGAGCGCTCTCATGTAGCAACATCATTTCCAAGGATAACCTCCAACTCATCATATCAAGGACAATGTTTGTTCTTCCACTTTCCAAATTCCGGTTTCccctaaaaaaaattttagaaacaaaggcAAATATTTTCATGACTTGTCAATGCCCAAAAGAAACTATACTACTAatgtgtaatgaaaaaaaagttGCATGGTCGATAAAGCATTATACCTTAAGAAACTCCTCCCAAGCCAATACGCCGGCTGTGACACGCCTAGTGTTAGGATCCAACCTAAAACCACTCATACTTAATAATTGACGAAGTTCAACATGTTCTTTCTTAATAGTCTTCAAACGCCCCCTTACATTTTTTTCTGACACCACAACTCCAAACCCATTATTTACGCTCTCAATTATCTTTGACACTTGAGATGATGTAACGCCATTGTCACTTCTTTTGTGACCGGTCAACACTTGATGATATAGTGCGCTAATCATACAGTTATCCATTACATCATTCCAACGTATGTGAAGATTCTTAGATGTAGGATTCATTTGGCTTGAGCTCTTTTCCTCTCCCATAAGGTTTTTTTGATTATGTGCCATAAAATCtgtctttcaaaattaaaaaagttatgGTCAACCATTACATAATACCatgtacaaaatataataacCGACTAATAATATGTCTTCAATTTCAACAATGTTATATAAGCAAGTTTATGTCAACCATTACATAAAGACATAAATgacaattaaaaattcaaatttaatcgaAATCAACTCCTGCATCATGGTTGGGACGATAATCAGCCCATATTAAATCAGCAATTATATTCCTATTATTAGACCATGCTGCATCAGCTGTGAAAAATATATGAGCATTTGGAGTCTCGTCTTTAGATACATCGACAACATGTGTAGGGTTATCCTCATCATCGCTAGTATCTACGTCCTCACCACAAACATCTTCtatatcatcattccttaagaagTTGTGGACGACACAACAAGCAAGGACTATCTTTGCTTGTGTTTCAATGTCGTTGTagggttgatgcctcaaataTGTAAATCTTCTCTTAAGCAAACCAATTGTCCTCTCAACAACATTATGTAGAGATGAATGGCGAAAATTGAACAACTCCTTACTACTTTCAGGATGTTGACCCTCAATGTCTATACGATGATAACGAGTCCTACGATATGGTGCAAGAAATCCTGGAACCAATGGGAAGTGGGCATCACAAAGATAATATTTACCTATCAAAGAATTGTTTGTTACATaatcattattaaataattggtaaccttttgaaaaaaaatgatatcaaaCTAGTGGTACAACTTACCCAAAGGAACTGTCAGCTTATATATGTCCTTGCCGTAATATTGCACTCATTAACAATCGATCGTCATGTGCCGATCCCTCCTAACCGGCAAGCACATATGtaaatttcatatcaaatgtGCAAgctactaaaacattttgagaaatCTTTTGCTTTCTATTGCGATACCTAGTTTGTTCTTCTAAGGAGACATTCGCAGGAATATGTGTACCATCTATTACCCCTACAACAtcctttaacaaaaaaaaaaaaacttttaataagaaaattactttAGAATATTGaacatttacaaaatatataatgaaataatttcaACTCCTAACTTgaaaatatgtgaaccaaggtTTGACATTTTCTTTCTCGTATGGTGAGTTGTGATTAGTGGCGTTACTGACAACATCTCTATATAGTTTGAGACAAGCGTGTAAGACCCTATGGAAGTAATGACTCACTGTTTGTCCAGATCTAAAGAAAGTAAAACTTCCAGCTCGATTACGTTCATCATGCCCGACCGTGTTTAGGAAAATAGCCACTTGTTCATCAACAAGGACAAATCTACTATTAACCAATCCATATGTTCGTTACCGAGCACATAATCTATGAAACGACTTTATTTTCATCCTAAGTAGGTTATAACAAATTCTATCACTCATTCCAAACATTTGTGTAAGGGTCATTTGTCTTTCAGAATCCCAATTTATATGAGGAGCCCTTGGGAGATATCGGTTGCGATGCCTAATATCAGTATATATCACAATCGCTTGCATGATCATCGTCCAAAATAAAACCAAACGTTGTTGTTGCTGTTGACGTTGATCCCTTGTTGAAGGCATGtgtaagcaccctcgcccggatatcccagccgcccggactacccgaacgggagcacctacgggaggagaaaagaatgagacaccagacaaaaaccaccccggcatgcatactcaaagatgagagcaacggaagcgaagaaaaacacatgcatgcactacgggtaccccgctaacacagcggtcacaagataaataaacaaacacaaacttctgtgccgaaatacacaagactcgagaaaacacctggcacagtagaaaataatagagtagaccctacacaatcatcagagttgacagggattgacgagactgcctgtacaccacaccaactatgccgttaaagctgactcccttgctatagcccacgccgccactacctggaatgatggaaagcaaggtgagtcgagagactcagcaagcataaggaaaagaaaggctgtaggctgagtataaccaaaaaaaaactcttcccaaaataaacccccaggtacacacaagccatgagacgctacaacacaacagctcaatagcataacaaaataaaagcacataccggtccttggggcccacataagacacttggcacccaagtcccataccaacctgccgctgccctgaaaggcaacaaatgtgtaagcacccccgctcggatatcccagccgcccggactacccgaacgggagcgcctacgggaggagaaaagtaataaacacagagacaaaaaccaccccggcatgcatactcaaagataagagcaacggaagcgaagaaaaacacatgcatgcactacgggtaccccgctaacacagcggtcacaagataaataaacaaacacaaactcctgtgccgaaatacacaagactcgagaaaacacctggcacagaagaaaataatagagtagaccctacacaatcatcagagttgacagggattgacgagactgcctgtacaccacaccgactctgccgttaaagctgactcccttgctatggcccacgccgccactacctggaatgatggaaagcaaggtgagtcgagagactcagcaagcataaggaagaaaaggctgaaggctacacaaaaccagaaatctcaccccagaataaacccccaggcacacacaagccatgagacgctacaacacaacagctcaatagcatcataaaataaaagcacataccggtccttggggcccacataagacacttggcacccaagtcccataccaacctgccgttgccctgaaaggcaacaaatgtctccacaaacctgcgcgcgctgtcccaggccggtactcccgtcacctgtatccgtcggtactcccgacaaccgagccataggctccctcggaacggtactcccgtccgagaactaaatactactagtatccatgcaatgcacatagaaatgcaatggcgtagtgagcatcaacgtgatacaaggcgcccatacatccaggcatcaggccatgctccgcccacatagtaaaccacacgccatgcatatgctcgcgctggatgcaacctaaccaaactagaatgtccgtgtccaagcattctcaataaatggatatcccaatatgcatcccgtacccatgtgcatatcaaatcatgtacagtaatacaatgtatctaatcatgcagtaaatcacataccggcagagctagtcagcaatgcccggcaccggtcaacggtcagtgactaggggtgtccacgcgacggtccacatcagggccgtaccatagtttaccccaacgtcaccaacaaccgacccctgccccactgctcaatagctctaaccgaaccataaataaatccgagaaaaattggaaataagcccgataaaatcataaataaactcgcccgtctaggaacctagttcccaagctgggtccggcatcattcccaaaaggagtgggggcggtacaaacccccataggctcacaacaaataaaatgctagaagtctcggatttaatttaattaaaacaaatgaataataattcaatagataaggctaagtgccaaaacaaagtaagggagaaaactaaatacgagaaactacggggtctttcacgggaattgaaa
This genomic stretch from Diospyros lotus cultivar Yz01 chromosome 1, ASM1463336v1, whole genome shotgun sequence harbors:
- the LOC127793936 gene encoding uncharacterized protein LOC127793936, which translates into the protein MTIDCKYYLCDAHFPLVPGFLAPYRRTRYHRIDIEGQHPESSKELFNFRHSSLHNVVERTIGLLKRRFTYLRHQPYNDIETQAKIVLACCVVHNFLRNDDIEDVCGEDVDTSDDEDNPTHVVDVSKDETPNAHIFFTADAAWSNNRNIIADLIWADYRPNHDAGVDFD